CcagttgaagtccatgggaactGTATGTGCTTAGTACCTTGGAAAACCAGCGCAAGGTGTTcaaagttgggcatccaaaaatgaCATGGTTGCTTCTGAAATTTTGGGCTTTGGTTTTTCTCAGGATATCTTGATATGGtctaatttgttttgttttattatttcagGTCATTGAGAGCTGTGTTGCAGCCGCTGGGTTCAGTGTTGGAGAGTTTGCAGCCCTAGTGTTTGCTGGAGCCTTAGATTATACAGAAGGTACTTAAAGGAATATTTCTAATGTATTAGGAATCATATTTCAAAGTGGTTTCCCCTCCACTCACATACAACTCTTCCAAAACACCTCTCTATGACAACTTTTCCTTGCTGCTTCACCTCCTTTCCTTCCGAATATACATTTCTAAATTCAGTTTCTGCTTAAGCCACTTAATACagtatttcacatttaaataaaaaccatTACATATTATATACGCATAGTCATAAAAGAAACATATTttaagcctgatcctgcagtttaTTGCATGTGGAGGAAACATTTTTCTCAGTTGGAATGAAgttgtgagaacagaatcagtcCCTACTTCAAAGCTAGCTTAAATAGCTAGTTTAGATACTTGGGTTGTAGCATACAGAAATTGTTTCATTGTGTGACAGACTGTTAAGACGTTGACACTAAAAAAAGTTTCCTAGATTTATTATTGATGAGGATTATAATTGGTTATAAATAAACTAAATTTACTATAAGCCTAGGAAACTTGTAATTTAATACATTACAAGAggattatattaatattttttataaaattttTAATATCTtgtgaaaattaaaattttgtaaGTACAATGTTAAATGTTTTAGTTTTTGCCTTAAACTTGCTTTCAGAAAATTTAGAAATGCTAAGCTACACATTTTTAGGAGAACATATGATTACTGACTCTAAACACTGAGAAATGTAAATTATATGTAACTATTTTGAATTAAATATTGTGAAGCATTCACTGTTGGACTTCTGTAAAGGAAAGAGGTGTATATGAGAGGGATAAACACAATTTATATTAATGTTCTTTTTTGAAAGGTTGCTAATTGTCTACAGTATAACATTTTAATGAACTTAACCATTTTTTTCTGAAGTTTATGCTTATTTAGaatttttgttctctctctagCCTTGTACGCAGTGAAAGTGCGTGCTGAAGCTATGCAAAAGGCCTCAGAAGCTGTCCCAAGTGGGATGCTATCAGTTATTGGTCAACGTGAGTCAAATTACAACTTTGCCTGCTTCGAAGCTCGTGAACACTGTAAATCATTGGGTATAGAAAATCCTGTGTGTGAAGTTTCAAATTACCTGTTTCCAGATAGCAGAGTCATTGCAGGCCATTTGCAGGTATTACTTCAAAATAAACAtctaaacacattttaataataGTTTACCATTCTATAGATCTGTAGGAAGGTGAACAATATTGGCACAACTTTGGCCAATGTGAACATGTCAACAAAGTATATCGTTTGGGTTTCTGCAGTCCATGTCCAATCGTATGTTGTGGTCAAGTAGTACTTTTCTCTGAACTGCATGATTTAGGTCCCTGGGGGAGGATAAATTTAGTATGTGTTTTTGGAAGACGGACAAATCAGATTATTTACTTTACAGAATTCAGGGCAAAGTGATATTAAtcagggctttttctttttcttataggCTTTGGAATTCTTGCAGGAGAATTCCCGAAAATATTATTTTAAGCGAACAAAAATGCTTCCAGTCAGTGGTGCTTTTCACACAAGACTCATGGAACCAGCAACAGAGCCTTTGGCTGAAGTTCTAAAATCAATTGAGATTCAGAAACCATTCATCTGTGTCTATTCGAACGTTGACAGCAAAAAATATATGCATTCAAAACACATTCAGCGTTTGTTAGTAAAGCAGCTTGTTTCACCTGTTAAGTGGGAACAGACTATGCATgctatatatgaaagaaaacaaGGAGTAGAGTTTCCTTATACATATGAAGTGGGGCCTGGGAAGCAGCTAGGAGCAATCCTCAGAAACTGCAATTTAAAGGCTTGGAAGCTGTATAAACATATTGATGTTTCAGAAGATGAAGAAGCAGAGGAAATGTAGTTCTGAAGGAAAATCCACAtgattcctcccttccccccccccccccccccgcttaattttaaatgattttatcaCTCCTGAAAGGCAGATATGACAACCCCTgaagactgaagtcctctctttATCTTATCCCCAGAAGAGCTCAGCACACACAATTGCAATGCAAGGTTTCCTTCCCCATATTACAGCTCCAGCATGCATCAGACTTTACGTGGAAGGATCACTTCTAAGGTTCGGCCATTCAACCTGTCATTTCTGAGACAGCCAACAAAGATGCCAGTTCACTATTAGATTTGGGCCCGGTCCTGCAAGCAAATCCACATATGCAGGCCCTTTTACCCATGTGGAGTTAAGTTGAAGTCAGTAGGGTTGTGTCCATGTGCAAAGGTCTTTTTGCTTGGATCtagttgcagaatcaggccctttttaGTATTATTTTCGTTTTTGGACTTCTGTTTATTAGGATCAAGAATTAATTTAGATAAACTATTGGAGTAtaacaactttcagtcactaccatgttttgttttataaggTATCTAATCAGTGGGACAAATAACTGAaatgctctttttttcttttttcttttttttaaattttgtttctacaggaaaagttttatttttttccatgagtCAGATAAATTAGGAAATTATTAGAAATACAGCTTTTTCTTAAGGTTGCATTAATAATACATTATTTCTAAAGCTCTTCCTCCATGAATTAATGCTATCCGTGTAGTAATTACACAAAGTCCATCTGTGGAAGGAAGTGTTTTCCTTCCTCTGTGCTCACTGTGTTTCAAGATCATTGTAGAGGGTTTCCTTTCCTAAGTTACCAGAGGCAGATGTGACCTTTTTCACCTTATAGGCAGTGCCACCCCTCTCAGAAGCTTTACCAGAATGCTCTACCACCAGATAGGTATAAATAGTAGGCTTGAGTTCCCTGTCTGTGGCACTTTTTTAGATAATACAACTCAGCCAGTTAGTTAGTTATTGGGCCAAGCTGATCCTTTGAACCTCTTTTAAGGAAGCAGAAAAATGGCTATACTAAATTTTTGCAGCTTCTCCTTACCCCTGTGCTTAGAATAGGGGCCGCAAGGAGTGTTCGAAGGTTAGTGCTAGAAAATACTCTATGTACTTCATCCTGCTACAGCCCTGAATAGAGGATCTTGAGTTTTTTGCCACAGCAATAGGAGAGGAATTCAGGTGCAGGAGGAGAGCTAGATCCTTCTACAGCAACAGTAAAATTATCTTCCCTTTCTACTTATGGGTTGGAGTGTGCTAAGTTGATGAGCAGATCGTATTGGTCCTCTGTGCCATACTAGGTGCAGTTCCTTCCCTTCAGGTTAAACAACTGAAGCAGCCCCACTGAAGCCTCTGCGCCCATCAGTACGACTACAAGCTTACATTGTATATGGGCTAGGCTCTCTCTGAACAGTGGGTGAAATAATGGTGCCTTGGGCCCCCTTTCCACCTACTCAGCCAACTAGTGGAGGTGCCCATGGAAGTTATGGGGTGGCTGTTTGCCTCCATAACTAAGGAGGCAGTCTCTACTTTCCGTCTAGCCCTGCATGGCATTCCACTATATGGGATGATTGATGTACTTAAGGCATATTGGATTATGCAGTGCCACTCACTGATCCTATCAAGGTTCTCTAGGGAGCATTCCTAGCCAATGGTTGATGAATTAGGCCCTTAAATGAAACAGGTTCTTTTCTTGTTGCTCAATGTATTAATGAATCTCCAGCTTCAAACAagcattcatttaaaataaagcgTATTGTGTCTAAGAATTAATCTTCCCCTGTAGAATCCAGTCCTCAAACAACAAATCTGTTAGCAGTTTTAAATGTAATCCAAAAACAGAAGAGATTATTATTTTGAGTTTAGATGCTGCATCTCATTCAGTCTAGCCTCACAGCCATAGGGAAATACGACTCTGAAGCTTATTATTAAAGACAAGATGTTTGTGTCTATCTTCCTCAGACGGTACCAGACTGCCCATAGGAAAAAacataggtttaaaaaaaatcagagaagaaAGAACAAATTCTCATCTGGTAATTATCCCTGAGGCTCTTATGACACAGCCTTGAGTCAGAActagggggaagaagagaagggtGAAGCCAAGCTATTTCCATGGCACCTATTTGAGACTGTTGAAACAATCATCATCCTGGATATTCAGCCCAAACATCTAGAGgcgctttatttaaaaaaatgcaaagctCCATACAAGTGAGTATTTCTATCAATTAAAAAAGCTGTGCAAGCCTTTGTAATTAAAGGCAGAATAGAAattctccactgaagtcaaacaaaTGGAGTGACTAAAAAGTTCTGTTTGTTATTGAAGGACAAAAAGACTTGTTACCAAAGGTGGCAACTGCTGCAGCAAAGGTTAAGGACATCATTGTCATCTCTTCTTCCAAGGCAGAACTACTAAAAGCCCCTGAACAGGAAGATTTGAATCAGTACTCAGGTCTGACAGCAAGGTGGTGGTATCAGTCTTTTGATTTCCTGTAGCTACATCTTGCTTTTCAAGGGCCATTCTGGCATGGGCAGGTGAAGTGACTAATCTGAGTCCATCAAAATGCAAGAGTTTAAAAACAGTGTTTCAGAAGTCACAGCCTACCTGAGTCTATGTACTAGAGGGTTACCAGGCTGTATTAATTGGATCTAAACTTTGGATCCCACATGCATCTAAGCTGGCTGGGTGTGGGTAACATCCAGTCACTGTTTCTGGCTCTTGGACTCTGAGGCCCATGTGGTGCAGGCTTCCTGTCTGAAACCCATTCTTTGGATAGGAGACTCCACCATGTAACTGTGCTGAAACCCAAGACCATTGCTGAGGCTTCCTAACTGTCCCAAGTCACTTATGGATCCTTCCCCAGAGTcttgactccccccccccacacacacacacacacatcctctgGTTTATAGTTTAATTTTTCAGGACATGTGTCAACTAAGCAACAGAGAGTTCGCACAGAAATTCCTTCAACATTCATAGCTACCACAGGAGAGTTACAGAACGACGCAAAGCAATGAATGCGTGAACACACAATCCCCACCTTCACCACTCTTGAGAGGCCTTGGGTTTTTGTCAGCATACTTGGGGAAAGACAGTGCTCCTCCACAGTATCTTGTATTTCTTGTGATGGGCTGGCTAACTTGCTTAGAGAATTTGTTCCTCTTAAAAACTGTCTGAGacattttttctcctcttccaaGATGGCTGTTCCATGCTCCAACTCTCTATTAGCTGTTAGGCTGAGGGTAATGAAAAGTCAATTGCTCTCCTGATAGAAACCCCATTGCCTCCAAGGGTAGAATTATTCAATTGTTGAAGGCTGTAAAAGGGTAGGTGGCCCCTTAAATGAAACTGGGCTCGGTGCTCTTCTTCAGTCCAGGTGCTCACAGTTGGGCCAATTAAGAGGGTAGTGCAGCAACCCAGGGGGTATAAAAGGTCAGTTGGGTGTCAAAGCAGCCTGTCTGAGTCAGTTAGGAGAAGACAGCTGTTAGAGACAGAAGTGGGTcctgggagaaggctgaaggTAAAGAGAATAGCAAAGGGGTTTGCTGGCTGGTGTCATCCAGGCTAGGGCTGGAGAGTGTTGGAAGCAGAAGTAGCAGTGGGAGTTGCCTCCTGGCCATAAGCTAGAGCAAAGAGCTTGAGAGTGCAGGGGAGCAGCGGGGAAACTTACTGCTGACATCTCTAGTACTGGAGAGCTGGATGCATGGGAATAGCAAAAGGGCCAAAGGGAATAAGGGAATGCTTCCCTGGTAAAGATCCTCTCCCAGCATAGAAGTTTTTGGGGAGGTTCCAACTAGGAAGAGCAGGGTTGTACTCTAGCTGGAAGGACTAGGGTGGCTTGCAGAGGGATAGAAGAGGCTGGACAAGGAGCCTGCATATGATGGAAGACACTGAAGTATGGTGAGAATGATCTCCTGGTAGAGGGCCTGGGGGGGGGTCCTGCTGGAAAGAGGAGGGGTTTAAGGACTGTGCACTGGGGGTTATATGGACTATGTTTTAAGAAGGTTGTTATGAATTACTTGCACTATGTTTTGTTAACAAACTTAACTGACTAGAGGATAAGCTTGTGTGATGTACTGGGAACTCAAAAGGGAAACCGAGGTGGCGGGGGGGCACTTGCAGGGTTGCCCTGTGGCTATGAGGGTGCCCAGAAGGAGGCCATGTGGTTTATAATGGCCTGGGTTCAGCTCCCCAGACACAATCTCTTCCTGCTACAAAATGAAAATTCTAATCCACACTGAAGACTACAATCTTAAATGCTattcataaaacaaaaagaaattacTATAATACATGGACATAGACATGTCCTCCAATCTTATGTGTAGTGGGAGAACTGTTCACTGTTGCGCTATCTCCAAACTCTGAGATTTCCAGTGTTATTAGTGGCTTTGAACGCTGGTAGACAAACCTTTTTGCTTTGTTGCTGGAAAAGTGATACATGGGCACAATGGCTCATTGAGAACCTCAAATAATGTGATGGTAAAATAGGGAAAACTATACAGCAGAAGTGGCAGATAATGTCCCTCTCTTTTACCAAGCAACACAAAAAGAGCTACTCTGCAGAGCTACTAGTCTAGACTTGTGAGATGAGACTATGTAGAGGGAGATTTAGAATGGGAGGAAAGTAAAGAGCAGACAGTACCACCAGATGTTCTGCAATTAATATAGTTTAACCTGAGATCCTCTGTCTGGGGAAGTAGTGCCTCTAGGAGACAAGACAAAGATTTGCACAAATATAGGAGATGGCCAGTGTACACTACAGTTGAAACTTTACTAACAAATTTAAACATGCTTTTTGCTAGCACAACTTATCTGATTGGAGGGCCAGATTGGGGTTTTGCCCCTCCCTCAAAAAATTGATATCtatgaccttaaaaaaaaaaaaggaaaacctaGAAAAATGCAGGAAAATAAATGCCATTACTTATTTTCTTCTCAATAGTTGCACAGAAACCAATACAGTCAAAGAATCCTCTACAATGTACTTGATATTCTTTGTGGTCCTGAAACAGAATGGGGATTCAAGGCACTCAATAGATTTAGTCAGAAATCAAGACCGAGATCTTAAATAACATTTTGTAGCAGCTCTGTCCCTTCAGAACTTTTACTCTTTAAGAGACCTAAAAGCAATTACATTCCTGGATAGTTATCTGCTGGATTGCTGCAAGTCCTAGCATTTCTCTTGTCACAGGAAGTGCTTCTAGTATAAGGCTTTTGGATACTGAAGTTtctgaaagttaaaaaaattcaaacaacTGATTCCTGGAGGGCTGCTGTGTTTACCTGTTCCTGGATAACCTTCAGCTTTGCCCACTATATGTATTTGTATATAGTAGGTGTTGGCGGTAGCTACCAGTGAGGTGCTCTGCTCTGGTTCGATGATAAATCAGCTGCGtatgtgttccctctgtgtgctgccccagctctgtgcagacagctgacacagcagaccccgagagaacccccaaagaacacagactctagtaagatacgaaggcacccggccaggtttattgtcaaatgaAGCACAGTAATATTTTCCTATAGACTCTACAGGACCTTATACAAATATGTGCCCCCTGgcaatggacgcagctcagtcagtggtgggacactccactgccccctaggctggacaaagatatGTGCTCCCAGACCTACTTTTATACagttgcaggacagattactcatccCTACTGACGTATTGAGGTACAGCCCCTTGCCTCATTAGGGTGCTGTCTTCCCCCTTTGATCATGTTGGTTCAAACAAACAGATCTGTCCATCATgctgtccttttgaccctgtctttgggATGCACCTGGCTGTTCCTTGTTGTATCTGTGAAGTATCCTCATATCGGGCTGTCCAGGTGCCATCTTGGTACACGTTCCTCTTATTACTACTTGTATCATTAGCGTATGCTTTCTAGGAGCCCTTTTCTTGCCAAGTTCTGCAattagggcctgcctctggctcacagtccAGCTTTGCTTAGCaatgcctggaagtactttggttcagaCTTTAGGCGTCAGACCAGGgctctgatacaagggtttatgtttcagggcctcttaCTACAGTAGGGCTGTCCAGCAATTAAGcatgactttttttaaactatgatAAACAATAATAGTATactatttataaaatattttggatgttttccacattttcaaatatattgatttcagttacaacacagaatacaaactgtacagtgctcactttataatataaatatttgcactgtaaaaaatagaATTTTTAGTTCACCTAATACACGTatggtagtgcaatctctttatcatgaaagttaaattTAGAAATATAGAATATtatacaaaaaaaactgcattcaaaaataaaacaatgtaaaactttagagcctacaagtccactcagtcctacttcagccagtcgctcagacaaacaagtttggttacaatttacaggagataatgctgcctgcttctcatttacaatgtcacctgaaagtgagaacaggtgttctcctagcactgttgtagcttgcgttgcaagatatttacgtgccagatgcactaaagattcatatgtcccttcatgctttaagggaccattccagaggacgagtccatgctgatgatgggttctgctcgataatgatccaaagcagtgcggactgacagATGTTCATTATCTGACTCAGATGCTACcaccagaaggttgatttttcttttttggcggtTCAagttctgtaatttctgcatcagagtgttgcttttttaagacttctgaaagcatgcttcacaccctGTCCTGATCAgactttggaaggcacttcagattcttaaaccttgggtcaagtgctgtagttttcttcagaaatttcacattggtaccttctttgtgttttgtcaaatctacagtgaaagtgttcttaaaactaacaaCATGCTgtgtcatcatccgagactgctatagcatgaaatatgtggcagaatgtggataaaacaaCGCAGGagtcatacaattctcccccaaggagttcagtcactaatttaattaacacttttttttaaaatgagtgttatcagcatggaagcatgtcatctggaatggtggcaaaagcatgaaggggcatacaaatgtttggcatgtaaataccttgaaatgccagctacagaagtgccatgcaaatgtctgttctcagtttcaggtaacattgtaaatataaagcgagcagcattatctcttgtaaatgtaaacaaacctgttccTCTTAGCAatgggctgaacaagaagtaggactgagtggacttgtgggctctaaagttttaaattgttttttcagggcagttatgtaaccaaaaaaaaaaaaatccatatttggaagttgcgctttcatgatagagattgcactacagtacttgtatgggaTGAActgaaatactgtttcttt
The Eretmochelys imbricata isolate rEreImb1 chromosome 1, rEreImb1.hap1, whole genome shotgun sequence DNA segment above includes these coding regions:
- the MCAT gene encoding LOW QUALITY PROTEIN: malonyl-CoA-acyl carrier protein transacylase, mitochondrial (The sequence of the model RefSeq protein was modified relative to this genomic sequence to represent the inferred CDS: deleted 1 base in 1 codon) produces the protein MWGRQSRAGLSPVALVTRASVWAGRGFASLAGPAMSSWAAAGRRLSGCRARAALPGAPGRGGSSWPGGGRAGKLSELLQSSVAGEEEEEPARRRRPPPQEGTVLLFPGQGSQFVGMGRGLLRYPNVRDMFRVAEKVLGYDLLSLCLRGPPAELDRTLHCQPALFVASLAAVEKLNHQQPSVIESCVAAAGFSVGEFAALVFAGALDYTEALYAVKVRAEAMQKASEAVPSGMLSVIGQRESNYNFACFEAREHCKSLGIENPVCEVSNYLFPDSRVIAGHLQALEFLQENSRKYYFKRTKMLPVSGAFHTRLMEPATEPLAEVLKSIEIQKPFICVYSNVDSKKYMHSKHIQRLLVKQLVSPVKWEQTMHAIYERKQGVEFPYTYEVGPGKQLGAILRNCNLKAWKLYKHIDVSEDEEAEEM